Part of the bacterium HR11 genome is shown below.
GGACGTACTTGCCGGACAGGGTCGTCGTCACCGTCCCGCCGGTGTACTCGAAGAGGCCGGCGCTGTTCGTGAAGTTGTTCGGGGCCGCCAGGCCCGTGTCGGCAAAGGGCATCGGCCAACCGGACTGCATGGTCCCGCACTTGTCGGGCGAGGGGCAGAGCTCCGTGCTCGTGAGGGGGTACACGCCGCCGACGATCTTCTTTTTGATATAGTGATTGATGTCCTGGAAGGCGATGACTTCCCCCGTATGGGCGTCGACCATGACTTCCCACCGGGCCAGGTCCGGGGGTCGGACGAAGACCCACGTCCACACCAGTCGGTGCCCGTATCCCTGCCCGACGGGACCGGCGAAGGCCTCCCCTTTTTGCCATGTCGGGGGCGCGACGGGCACGATCTCCAATCGGGGCTTTTCGACGACCTGATCGACCGGTCGGCGGCCGCCGACGTAATCAAACCCGGCCTTCAGGGCCGCATCGTCGGAAATCCGGGGCGTCACGTCGATCCGCACGTCGCCCCAGGTGTCTGTCCCGATAAGGACGAGGTTGCCGTGATTGATCGTCGCCAGGACACGGCCGTAGCGAACCGGGATGCCCCGGACGACCTGCGGGATGTGGACCTGCCACAAGGAGTCGGTCACCTGGGTGACCCGGGGAGGTCCTAATTGAGCTAAGTCGATGCGAAAGAGGTCCTGGTGCTGGCGGATGAAGCGCAGGACCAGGTCCCCCACCACGTCGGGTGTCACGGCTTGAACGGTCCGGCCCAACTGGCGGGAAAGAGCGGTCAGGGTGACCCGATTGCCGACGCCGGTCCCCGGGATGAGGGGCACCGGCCCGATGATGTTCGTCGGCGTTCCTGACCGGGGGTCGATGTACACGTAAAAGTCCGGATGCCGTCTCAAGAACGCCTGCCAGGCGGCCGCATTGGGGAGCTGGTCCAACACGGCGTCCAAGGGCACGTTCTGGCTACTGATAGACAGCTCCGGCAGGAAGAAGGCCTTTTGGTCTAAGGGCGTCGGGGCTGGTTTGGGTTGGAAGTTCAGGAGACCCGGCAGGGCCAAGACCAGCCAGGCCCACCGGCGCCACCCGAGTCCCCTATAGCGATGCCGATTCTGCATGTTCCCCTCCCACTGGGTGTTGGGGATTCGGTTTGAAAACCCCACCCAACACAAAAATTCACGTCGGCAGGCTACACTATTTCTTACGACTTGTCAACCGTTCCAGGGATTGGGTAGAGTCATTGAGGCTCTCGGACTGGGTGGGCCGAAGGAGTCTTTAGGAGGGGGAGGCCGTGGGTCGACGGCGGATTTTGGTCGTCTTTGGGACGCGGCCGGAGGCGATCAAGCTGGCGCCGGTCGTGCACGGGATCCGACAGGTCCCGGACCTGGAGGCGGTCGTCTGTGTGACGGGCCAGCATCGGGAGATGCTGGACCAGGCCCTGGCTTTTTTTCAAGTCCGGCCCGACTTTGACCTGGCCATCATGCAACCGGATCAGAGTCTCTACGAAGTCACGGCGAATGCGATCCAACGGCTGGAGGAGGTCGTCGTCCGGGTCCGGCCCGACTGGGTCGTCGTGCAGGGAGACACGACGACGACCCTGATGGGGGCCCTGGCGGCCTACTATGCCCGGGTGCCGGTCGCCCACGTGGAGGCCGGCTTACGGACGAACGACAAGTATGCGCCCTTTCCGGAGGAGATGAACCGTCGTCTGACGAGTCACATCGCCGACGTCCACTTCGCCCCGACGGAGCGGGCCCGGCAGAACCTGCTTCGGGAGGGAATCGCCCCGGCGACCGTCTTTGTCACGGGGAACACGGTCATCGACGCCCTCCTGTGGGCGGTCCGGCGGGTTCAGGAGGACCCGACGTGGGTGGACCCCCTGGTGTGGGATGGGCTGGGGACGGAGACCCGACGGGTCGTGTTGGTCACGGCCCATCGGCGGGAGGCCTTCGGCGAGGGCCTTCGGGAGATCGGTCGAGCGGTCCGAGACCTGGCGCATCGGCATCCGGACTGTGTCTTCGTTTGGCCGGTCCATCTGAATCCGAACGTCCGGCAGGCCGTCGCCGAGGTGTTGGGACCCGTCGTCCGGCCCCGTCGATACGGGGATCGGTCCTACTGGAGCGGGGGCAACATCTGGCTGTTGGAACCCGTCGACTATCCGACGCTGGTGTGGTTGCTGAACCGGTCTTATTTGGTCCTGACCGACTCGGGGGGCATTCAGGAAGAAGCGCCCACGTTGGGGAAACCGGTCCTCGTCTTGCGGGACGTGACGGAGCGGCCGGAGGGCGTCGAGGCCGGGACGGCTCTGCTGGTGGGTCCGCACTACGAACGGATCTTGCAGACGGTGGAAGCCCTGCTGACGGATGCAGAAGCCTATGAGCGGATCAGCCGGGCCGTCAATCCTTACGGGGACGGGCGGGCGGCGGAGCGGATCGTGCATATTCTCAGGGAGATAAGGGGATAGGGCGGGCGGCGGGGAGGCGCGGGCCGTGTCGATAACCGTCTCCGAAGGCGGCGTCGGGTCGCTTCTGGCATGGGGGCTGGTCTTGCCCTGGGCCGTCCTCCTGGGGATGGATGCCGCCTTACGGGCCTTCTTTCTGCTGACCCGGTGTTTCATCGGGCCGGGTCGGGACCGGTCGGTCGGACGGTCGGAATTTCGGCCTCTTCGTTTCGCCTTGGTCATTCCGGCCCACGATGAAGCCGATGTCTTGGTCGCCACGCTACGAGACCTGGAGCGGCTGGCCTATCCCCGGGAAGCCTGGCAGGTTTTCGTGATCGCCGATGCCTGCACGGACGAGACGGCGGCCGTGGCCCGTCGGGGCGGGGCGGTCTGCCTGGAAAAGCCGGGTCTCAGGCCGCAGGGCAAGGGCCACGCCCTCCAGTGGTTTTGGGAGCGTCATGGAGACCGGCTTCAATCTTTTGACGTCTTGGTCGTCCTGGACGCCGACAGTCGGGTCGAGCCGTCATTTTTGATGGCCCTGGCCGACGCCTTTCATCGGGGTGCGGAGCGGGTCCAGGCGTGGGTCCAGCCCGTCCCTGAGCCGACCCGTTGGGCCTCGGTCCTGGCGGCTTACTCGGAGTGGCTGACCCAGGAGGTCGACGACCGGGCCTGCCGATACTGGGGATGGCCGGTCCGGTTCCGGGGGACGGGGATGGCCTTTCGGGTCGATGCCCTCCGGGACCGGTATCCGGTCCTTCGTACGAAAGCAGAGGACGTCGAACTCACGCTGTGGGGTCTCCGGCAGGGGACGATCGACTTTGTCCCGGCGGCCGTCGTGTATGACCCCAAGCCGACGACGGTGCGGGGGGTCGCCCGTCAACGGGCCCGGTGGTTACAAGGGCAGTGGGCGGTCTTCCGGCATTACGGACGGGACATCGGTCGTCTGGTAGGTCGGGGTCTTGGCACCGGGGCTTGCGTGCTGGCCCTCCTGCTTCGGCCCAAGGCCTGGGTGTGGGTCGGCAAAGTGGTCTTATTCTTATTGGGATGGCTGTTTCCGCCGCCGATGGAAGGGCTCCGCACGGGTTGGCGGGTCTTTCTCGGGTCGGCCGTGGCGGTCGATATCGTCTATTATGGCCTGGGCCTGCTGTGGGTGGACCGACCCGGTCTTTACATAAAGGCCCTATGGCGGGCCCCCCTGTACGTGTTGCTCTGGCTCTGGAGCGGCATCGTCGCCGTCGGGTCCCGGCGTCCGTGGCTTCGGGCGCGGGACTGAAAGGGGCCGGCTCGGGAGCCCGGCGGTCGGGGTCTATCCGCGGGCCCGCTCGATGACTTGGTGGTAGGCGGCCGCGACCTCCCGGGCGGGACCGAGGGCTTGGATGCGACCGTGGTCCAGCCAGACGGCTCGGTGGCAGAGGGCCTCGACCGTCGGCATGCTGTGGGAGACCATCAGGATCGTCGTCCCGTGATTTCGGAACTCGGCCATCCGAGTCCGGCACTTCTGCTGGAAGGCCTCGTCGCC
Proteins encoded:
- the wecB gene encoding UDP-N-acetylglucosamine 2-epimerase, which codes for MGRRRILVVFGTRPEAIKLAPVVHGIRQVPDLEAVVCVTGQHREMLDQALAFFQVRPDFDLAIMQPDQSLYEVTANAIQRLEEVVVRVRPDWVVVQGDTTTTLMGALAAYYARVPVAHVEAGLRTNDKYAPFPEEMNRRLTSHIADVHFAPTERARQNLLREGIAPATVFVTGNTVIDALLWAVRRVQEDPTWVDPLVWDGLGTETRRVVLVTAHRREAFGEGLREIGRAVRDLAHRHPDCVFVWPVHLNPNVRQAVAEVLGPVVRPRRYGDRSYWSGGNIWLLEPVDYPTLVWLLNRSYLVLTDSGGIQEEAPTLGKPVLVLRDVTERPEGVEAGTALLVGPHYERILQTVEALLTDAEAYERISRAVNPYGDGRAAERIVHILREIRG